AGCAGCCAAATGGGAGAACTGGACACCCGATTTTATAACAGCAGAGGTAGATGGCTCGGTTACCAATGAGATACAGACATTAACACTAAACACTAATCAACTAAGCATTTCAGGAACAGGTGGCAATAGTGTAACCTTTACAAATTGGGATACAGATAAAACAGATGATGTTACACTTACTTCGCCAACTTCTGGTGATATGTTATATTATACTGGAACCAACTGGACGTCAATACCAAAAGGAACAGAAGGACAAGTTTTAACAATGGGAGCCTCAGGAAATCCAGTATGGAAAAACGCGATTCAAATACCACCTTCAGTAACAAAAGCAGCAACATTTAATACAGCAACTTCTCCAGTTACAGCCATACTTAATGCATCAGTGAATGCAAACAATCTTCCTACTATTGTTACCTTTGAATATGGCACAACTATCAGTTACGGAAATTCAATTACGGCAGTTCAAAGCCCAGTTTCTAGTGGTTCTGCAACTAACGTTAGCATAAACTTAACAAGCCTAACTCCAGGCACAGCATATCACTTCAGGGTTAAGACTCAAAATGCGCTTGGGGTATCATATGGAGAAGACATGACATTCCAACTGCTAGGGCTAGGACTACCATGGGCAGGAGGGTTTATCTTTTACTTGGATGCATCAGGAATGCATGGTCTAGTAGCAGCAACCGCAGATCAATCCATTGGAGCTCCATGGGGTTGTAATGCAACAGAAATTAGTGGGGCTGATGGCACAGTTGTAGGTGCAGGCAATCAGAATACAATTGATATTGAAAATGGTTGCACCACTGCGGGAACCGCAGCTGACATATGTGCTAACTTAGTGGAAGCAACTTACGATGATTGGTTTTTACCATCAATTGATGAGTTACAATTGATGTATACAAACCTTAGAGCCCAAAATATAGGAGGATTTGGCTTAGTGAACTACTGGAGTTCAACTGAAAAAGATGCATCAAACGGATGGAAAATACTCTTTTCCACTAATTCAAAAGGGTATTCCACCAAGAGTAATGGCTACTATATTCGTGCTGCTAGAGCATTTTAAACAATAAGTAAAAATACAAAAGAGGGTGTCTGATAGTTTCAGACACCCTCTTTTATTAATACCTTAAATCCGCAGGTCAATTGCTAGGTTTTAAATCTTAGCGTATTTAGGTTTGCTTGGTGGATATTTTGCCATTTTTTTGGT
This region of Williamwhitmania taraxaci genomic DNA includes:
- a CDS encoding Lcl domain-containing protein, which gives rise to MRKIYAVLISLIITTGVFAQAPEKMSYQAVVRNSSNQLVVSKAVGMRISILQNSDSGTEVYAETQTPTTNTNGLVTIEIGSGTVVSGAFSSINWSVGTYFIKTEIDPAGGNSYSITGVSQLLSVPFALHAKKADSYTETDPFFSSHPANALTSADMQNWNAAYSWGNHTALYKPIAYVPAWGDVTNNPFNIASPANNQMLKYNSAAAKWENWTPDFITAEVDGSVTNEIQTLTLNTNQLSISGTGGNSVTFTNWDTDKTDDVTLTSPTSGDMLYYTGTNWTSIPKGTEGQVLTMGASGNPVWKNAIQIPPSVTKAATFNTATSPVTAILNASVNANNLPTIVTFEYGTTISYGNSITAVQSPVSSGSATNVSINLTSLTPGTAYHFRVKTQNALGVSYGEDMTFQLLGLGLPWAGGFIFYLDASGMHGLVAATADQSIGAPWGCNATEISGADGTVVGAGNQNTIDIENGCTTAGTAADICANLVEATYDDWFLPSIDELQLMYTNLRAQNIGGFGLVNYWSSTEKDASNGWKILFSTNSKGYSTKSNGYYIRAARAF